The nucleotide sequence CACGCTCTTTAGCTACAGCAGGAGCAAAAATCGTATTTAATAACTTGAATCAAGAATCAGTTGATGAAGGTATAGCGCATTATAAAGAAGCAGGCATCGATGCAAAAGGTTATGTCTGCGATGTGACCGATGAAGAAGCGGTTCAAGCGATGGTTCAACAGATCAAAGAAGATGTAGGTTCAGTTGATATTCTAGTCAACAATGCAGGGATCATCAAACGGACACCGATGATCGAAATGGATGCGGCAGACTTCCGCCAAGTAATCGACGTGGATTTAAATGCCCCATTCATCGTTTCAAAAGCAGTTATTCCGGATATGATCGAAAAAGGCGGCGGTAAAATCATCAATATCTGCTCCATGATGAGTGAATTAGGACGCGAAACGGTCAGTGCTTATGCTGCGGCAAAAGGCGGATTAAAAATGCTGACGAAAAACATCGCTTCTGAATACGGTCAATACAATATCCAATGTAATGGAATTGGACCAGGTTATATTGCTACACCGCAAACTGCTCCATTACGCGAAACACAAGAAAACGGTGAACGTCATCCATTCGATCAATTTATCGTTGGACGTACGCCAGCAGCACGCTGGGGCGAGCCAATCGATTTGGCTGGACCATCTGTCTTCTTGGCTTCTAGCGCATCTGATTTCGTTAACGGCCATGTCTTGTATGTGGACGGAGGCATACTTGCCTATATCGGAAAACAACCTTAAAAGAGCTTTAGTACACTGTTTAGTGGAGAGGTTGTGAAATCAGCGGATTGAACGAATACCGAAGGACAGCTGATTAAACATCATTTATTCGAAAAAAGAGGCTGGGACAGAAGCATTTAACTCCAAGAAATAAGAAGGAATTCACGAAAATTGCTTTTCAAATTTTTGTGAATTTCAGCTTATTTCCGAAGGAGTTGCTTTTACTTCCGCCGTTTGTACGTGTTTAGAGCGTGAGACAAAAGTGTTCTTTACTTTTGTCCCACGCTCTTTTCTGTGCGTCTTCCATACTTCACTAAGTCGATCCCTCTTGCTTCGCACCAATCCTTCACTGGTCCGGAAAAGATCAGAGATTGTTGGTGTAGGGCCGCGGTATTCGTTGCGCCAACCATAGTATAAAGCAGACGAAGCTCTTCTTGCCATTGCTTCATCAGTATAAT is from Enterococcus faecium and encodes:
- a CDS encoding gluconate 5-dehydrogenase, coding for MEFSMDMFRLDGKVALVTGAVYGIGFEIARSLATAGAKIVFNNLNQESVDEGIAHYKEAGIDAKGYVCDVTDEEAVQAMVQQIKEDVGSVDILVNNAGIIKRTPMIEMDAADFRQVIDVDLNAPFIVSKAVIPDMIEKGGGKIINICSMMSELGRETVSAYAAAKGGLKMLTKNIASEYGQYNIQCNGIGPGYIATPQTAPLRETQENGERHPFDQFIVGRTPAARWGEPIDLAGPSVFLASSASDFVNGHVLYVDGGILAYIGKQP